One part of the Pseudodesulfovibrio sp. JC047 genome encodes these proteins:
- a CDS encoding aldose epimerase family protein — protein MTLSRTRWGVLDDGTPVDLFTLTNTRGMEVSIATYGGIVTRLTAPDRAGNLADVVLGFDALDAYVEDRLFFGRLVGRVANRIGHGCFPLNGQSVELEKNCGCHHLHGGEHGFHTQVWDAMPVSTDDGPGLELRYVSPDGEQGYPGTVECAVRYVLSETGLRLDFSAETDAPTVVNMTHHGYFNLSGQPGTDCLSHRLRMWSNRVLALDADQIPTGRLLDVAGTPLDFTREVELGSRFPEQGYDQYYVLDQTGSAMRQAASVYEPVSGRGMEVWTTAPGVQVYSGNHIPESLKGKDGARYGVHSGVCFEAQGFVDAPNHTDFPSVVLEPGQTFFQTIEFRFFVK, from the coding sequence ATGACCCTTTCCCGAACACGGTGGGGCGTGCTTGACGATGGAACACCGGTGGATCTGTTCACCTTGACGAATACGCGGGGAATGGAGGTGTCCATTGCCACGTATGGCGGAATCGTCACCCGGTTGACCGCACCGGATCGGGCCGGGAATCTGGCGGATGTGGTCCTTGGTTTTGATGCGTTGGATGCGTATGTCGAGGACCGTTTGTTTTTTGGTCGTTTGGTTGGTCGGGTCGCCAATCGGATCGGGCATGGATGTTTTCCCCTGAATGGTCAGTCCGTGGAATTGGAGAAAAATTGCGGCTGTCACCATCTGCACGGCGGGGAGCATGGATTTCATACCCAGGTCTGGGATGCGATGCCCGTGTCCACCGACGATGGTCCCGGTCTGGAGCTGCGGTACGTCAGCCCGGATGGAGAACAGGGGTATCCCGGCACGGTGGAGTGCGCTGTTCGGTATGTGCTGTCAGAGACCGGTTTGCGGTTGGATTTTTCGGCGGAAACCGATGCACCCACGGTCGTGAATATGACGCACCATGGATATTTCAACCTGTCCGGTCAGCCGGGGACCGACTGTTTGTCCCACCGGCTTCGGATGTGGTCTAACCGGGTGTTGGCGTTGGATGCGGACCAGATTCCCACGGGACGGCTCTTGGACGTGGCCGGGACACCGTTGGATTTCACGCGTGAAGTCGAGCTGGGCAGTCGGTTTCCCGAACAGGGATACGATCAATATTATGTGCTTGACCAGACCGGATCGGCGATGCGGCAGGCCGCCAGCGTGTATGAGCCGGTGTCTGGCAGGGGCATGGAGGTGTGGACGACCGCTCCGGGGGTGCAGGTGTATTCCGGCAATCATATTCCCGAGTCGTTGAAGGGCAAGGATGGCGCGCGGTATGGCGTGCATTCCGGGGTCTGTTTCGAAGCGCAGGGATTTGTGGATGCGCCCAATCACACGGATTTCCCGTCCGTGGTTCTTGAACCGGGGCAGACGTTTTTTCAGACAATAGAGTTCAGGTTTTTCGTGAAATAG
- the ugpC gene encoding sn-glycerol-3-phosphate ABC transporter ATP-binding protein UgpC yields MANVELKKVVKRYGDVEVVHGVDLDIKDNEFIVLVGPSGCGKSTVLRMVAGLEAISGGEVIIGDRVVNQVSPKDRNVSMVFQNYALYPHMSVRENMGFSLKMRKLSKADIEAKVDEAAQILELGPYLDRKPSELSGGQRQRVAMGRAMVRKPDVFLFDEPLSNLDAQLRTQMRMELRKMHLRMATTTIYVTHDQIEAMTLADRIVILKDGEIQQIGTPIEVFEEPANVFVAQFIGNPPMNILSGTFRVADGKRQVVVGNSIFPVIDGKAESLQDGAPVLVGLRPDSIKMGDKIETFPKEWLCHGEVVVSEILGGQSHLEIVIDGENELLAEVEGRVVAHPGEIVPIGFEFDRMVLFDPETTNALR; encoded by the coding sequence ATGGCAAACGTTGAGTTGAAGAAAGTGGTCAAGCGGTATGGTGATGTGGAAGTCGTTCACGGTGTCGATCTTGATATCAAGGATAACGAATTCATTGTGCTCGTCGGCCCTTCCGGGTGCGGCAAATCCACGGTCCTGCGCATGGTCGCCGGGCTGGAAGCGATTTCCGGGGGCGAGGTCATTATCGGTGATCGCGTGGTAAATCAGGTGTCGCCCAAGGACCGGAACGTGTCCATGGTTTTTCAGAATTACGCCTTGTATCCGCATATGTCCGTGCGGGAGAACATGGGATTTTCGTTGAAGATGCGTAAATTGTCCAAGGCAGACATCGAAGCCAAGGTGGACGAGGCCGCACAGATTCTCGAACTTGGACCATATCTTGACCGCAAGCCTTCGGAATTGTCCGGTGGGCAGCGGCAGCGGGTGGCCATGGGACGGGCCATGGTCCGCAAGCCGGATGTCTTCTTATTTGATGAACCGCTTTCCAACCTTGATGCCCAGCTCAGGACGCAGATGCGCATGGAGCTTCGAAAGATGCACCTGCGCATGGCGACCACCACAATCTATGTCACGCACGATCAGATAGAGGCCATGACCCTGGCGGACCGTATCGTGATTCTGAAAGATGGTGAGATTCAGCAGATCGGCACGCCCATTGAAGTTTTCGAGGAACCGGCCAACGTGTTCGTGGCGCAGTTCATCGGGAATCCGCCCATGAATATCCTGTCGGGCACCTTTCGTGTTGCGGATGGCAAACGGCAGGTGGTGGTCGGCAATTCAATTTTCCCTGTGATCGATGGCAAAGCCGAATCTCTACAAGATGGTGCGCCTGTGTTGGTCGGTCTTCGGCCCGATTCCATCAAGATGGGCGACAAGATCGAGACATTCCCCAAGGAATGGCTGTGCCATGGCGAGGTCGTGGTTTCAGAGATTCTCGGTGGACAGTCGCATCTGGAAATCGTCATTGACGGTGAAAATGAACTGCTTGCTGAAGTGGAAGGCCGAGTGGTGGCCCATCCCGGCGAGATCGTGCCCATTGGTTTCGAGTTTGATAGAATGGTCCTTTTCGATCCGGAAACAACCAACGCGCTTCGTTAG